AAAGGCTGCTAACGCTTCACCACAACGCTTTCTCTAACTACGGCTCGCTCCTTGCTTCTGAGCTGTTACGCTGAATTGCGCGATGGCAGGCGACATTTGACATGTACGTTTAACATTCTATGATCCGTTTCTgtttgctgcacaaagaggttCGTGGCATACAACAGGCTTTTGTGCCATACTCTTGGCATCACGTTTCATGAAACGAGAATTTTGCTGTGCATATTTCGAGCATATTTGACCGCTTCTTTTCGCATACTTCGGAAGATGTTTGTGCATAAAGTCCCGGGCCCTTCGCCACGTAAGTATGTTAACCATAAGCATTATAAGTGTACAAAGTGGAAGTATGAAAACGAGCATGGCAAGTACAGGCGTTGCTATAGCACAGCTATACAAACAAACGCGGCGATATAATAGCGTCCTACTCGAGCAAAAATGGCAGCTCCGAGGCGCGAAAAATCGAACTTGCTCGCGTCTCCCACCTTACGGCAAGCAGCGCCGTCGAACCTCCCGTCAGGGAGGGGAGTTTGTCGGAAGTGCATTGTTCACCCGGATGCGCATCCCCCGAACGGAAGTAGTTTCCCCATGCGAAGTTTACACCCGTGTAAAAGCTTGCGTCTCATCCAGGGCCGGTCTTTTGTCAGCATTATGTTTTCTCGGAGGATGTGCTGTTCTTCTTGGCGACCGGCCCGTGAGAAATCCAGACGAACAAATTGTTTTACAGCGAATTACCAGCCTAACATATCCTCTGCTTACTCAAAACTTCATATTTTTCAAACTTCCGTTTCATGGACCCAGCAAAACCTCAaatatgcgtgtgtgtgtgtgagaacaAAAGTGTCCACCTTTGAAGGAATATCACGTGATCCCGTGCCAATATGCGGTATTAGGAGCTTCCTTCGCATCAATTATTCTCTGTTCTCTCCTTCGAAATTTATGAGGTACACGTGGTGCAGCTGCACCACTCATTCCCGACGGTTtcatagccccccccccccctcttcagacacacacagacaaattaAACGCTGTCAGCGTCATGGCAGTACTTGTACTACTAGTACTGGTACATTGGCAGGTACTATACGTAACGCTATGCTGCGGTATTGATGCATACTTCTTGCAACGCGTTCTTCTTCCTGCGTACTTTTGCAATGAGACAGCCAATCTAAAAATTGTAGACCTGCATATCTCTCCCTAACACGACGCTCGCTTTATGTATCTCCAAAGCTGCACACACCATTCGTTATCAGTAAACCCTCCTTTTGCCCTCGTCTGCCAAATCTCCGCGTATCTTTCGCGACTTTGACCAAACGGGGGATCTTCGTGGAACAGAGAAATAGTAGGCGAGCTAGCTGGTGCGGATACGATAAGCGAAACGCGAACAGTTGAAATATgtcagtcgtcgaaaaagccagacatgCGGCGGGATTTGAACCGCGCATCTCCGAGCGCCTATACCAATTCGACATATATCAACTGTTCATGTCCCTAGGCACCTTCAGGCCTGTGTTGTACTTGTCCCTTtatttgttccagcctcagaacaattactttccatatgggggaacaaaatccttgcgtttgAGGAGTGAGCAAACCCCGAAACACTCAAGAGGGAAAACGGTGAACATCGTTTTGCGAGGGTTAAGCCAAGAAAATATCCGACGTGTGTCGCGTTAAGTTCAGCCGATTCTAGCAACGACAAGGCGAGTATCCGAGACACGGGCACTTCCACAATTTCCGAAAACGTCGACCACAGGACAGCGACATTGCACAGCACAAGCAGCAACGACACCCCCGCATACCTGGGGAACGGCAGCGGTTTGGAAGCAAACAGTCTGATGCAACCTACAATCCGTATGGCGACAGCTACGCTTCAGTAATGTGCGCATTTCGATCTGAGATGCGAGACCTTCGTGCGCCGTGGAAATTTTCCAGGATTGCACACTCCAGGGCTGACCTTGATTCCTGAACGTCACGGCGTGCGTCTTCGGTCACCGGAAATTTGTGGGGAAAGTACGTCATCGAAAGAGATTGCGTCCGCTATCAGACTGTGCGCACAAAAAGCAAAATTTCGAGATCGCCGTGATTTTGATAACTACAACAGTTTTATCTGTAGCGTAGGCAAGGTAATTGCGGGTGCACGATCCACATGCACATACAtgaccttttttgtttttgttttggcgCGTGTGCAGTGTGAGCACGCTATTTCCCTGCGTACGCTACAACAAAACGCTCGCTAACATTTGGGTCAGGTTGTGGTCTGATGCGGTTGCCATCAAGAAAATGTGAAAGTCGTCAGAACAGCCAACATAATCCGGCGACGACAAAAATGGACGGAAATAAAATTCATCGAGGatgaagtctgagcttgggcgaaCACGGAGGGACACAAGCCAGACACAGGACAAGCTTGGTGTTTGTCCTGTGTCCCTCCGTTCTAGCCCAAGCCCAGGCTTCGAGTTAGAGATTCCCACGACGAATAAGTGtcaaaacagacacgttgtccGAATAGCACGATAACTTCGATATTTTAAGAGGCATATTCCCAGCATGCAACACACTGTTTTTCTCGAGTCACCTCATACCAGGAAACGCGATACTGCGCGTCACTGCCTACCTGCGCAAACCAGTTTCTGCACGCCCTACTGGTGTGGCAGCTGCAAAGCACCGGGGTGACGGACGACACTAGCGTTGGACTGAGCTAGGTTAGCATGACCTCGCGGGCGCAAACAAGTTCTCCGTGGAACGGCACTGGGCGCAAGGCCACCGTCTCCGTAAGGATTCGGCACCCAATAAGACAGGTGTCCAGGCATACGTAGCTATCCTCGCATTCACACCACAAAACCACCACAGGACGAAGTATTAGCTGTCCACATATTTATTCACAATAGGACATGCTTGCAAGTGTTGCGTTGAGTCAGTAgaaaaatatacatatatatcacAACTGGGCAATATGTACACATCCATCTCGGAGACAGTCAAACCACGTATATACAATGTGAACATCTTTCATGACTAGGACGAAAGGGCAATGTAGCTCCACTGTAAATGAGCACCACAGACAACGAAAACGTCTCGACTGTCATACTGTAAGAGCCAAGGCCGTTGGTGACATTTCGAACGAAGTCCTATGAACTTCCGACTGTGTGGCACACAGGTCTGGAAGAGAAATTCCCCTCCGCAGAGGAGCCAGCTTGTGGTCGTCCAAGTGTTCACAATTTTCTACAACACTACCCCATGTCGCCTCTGACAGGCCCTTGAAACCAGAATTAAACGCTAACACTAAATTGGATATGGACTCTACTTCCATGGGAGCGTCCGTTGGGCTAACACCGAATTCCGATTCATAGTCTGCTGCGAACGTAGAATCCGTATCACTGTCCGTATCAGAGTCCACGGAGCACAGTGAAGATGACCGCCGCCAATGGGCGCCGTCCCTCTTGCTACGTTTACCACTTCCACAGTCATCGTCTTCCACAGAAAGAGCCCTGCGTCGCTTTAAACACCGTGACATGGGTTGTGGGTCCGTGTCGAAGCCCTGACGGTCACCGCTGCTCGCAGGCTGTACGTTCTCCTTGTCATCGCTGAGCTCATCACTGTCCGTGCTATCGCAATCCTCGTACGGTGACGTCACAGGTGACGCGGCCGTCACCAGCCGGTTAGGGTTAGCAATCGACGAGGCCTCGTTTGACGAAGTGCACGCAGCATCCAAATTTTCATCGGCCTCCTCGTGGCAAGGCGTGCCTAAGGCGGGAGGGGATCCTAGATCTTGTGGAGCTTCATCGACGTAAGTGGTGCGAGCTTTGTACAGAACAGTAGCCACAAGCAAGCTTCGATGCAAACTTGGTCCACCACGCTGGCTTCGCGATGTAGCTATTTTTCCAAGTGAAATGGCGATGAGCTTCTGTGCGTCGTTCTCCATGACAAAGTGTCGACGTTGGAGACACCACACAACTTCCTTTATGCCAATGCGACTGTCACTGAACGAATAAACAAATCTAATGGTGAAGTAGGACGCCGCCAAAAACACGCCACACCACGCAGAAGGCAAACAACAGACTGACCGTTACAGGAAGTGACTCGGAAAATTATATAAACAGCAGGAAGTGACGTCGAAAGCAACTATGAGAACCAATCACATTGGGCGAAACTGATGGGAGAGAAACgcgcgcgatttttttttaccaatAGGGGCTGCGCACCTCAAGGACGCGGATATGACGTCGGATAGGTATCTGTCTTTTGGCACGGCGAAGAACAAAGCAAGGAAAATGGAACGAAGGAGCGTCACTGACCTGTGTTTCCCCCGTGCGTAAATCCATGCCCAGGCACGATTTTGAGTTGTGTCTGCGGACGAACGTGAGCGTCGCTGCAGCTAGTGTGAACAGTAGCAACTCGAAAATTTCAGCCTTGTCAAAATTGTCTACGTTTCAGCGTTCTTCGCACATTCTAGCGAGTACCTAGTACTCACACTCGCATTGACATGCGTATTGTGAACGTTCGACATCGTTCGGCGCTGTTCAGTGAACCACATACCGTGTACGGTAGTTTGTACTACGCGTGGTACATTATTTCCCAATGATTATCTGTGATTTGGTATTCTAATGCAATTTTATGTAGCGCAGTACAATACTTTCTGTGTAGGCACACTTTTTCAAGATGGGTCGCTATGCATGTCCAGTAAGATCTAAGGTAATATGGTTGGACATGTTCGTTCTTGCGGCTGGTGCATTGTCAGTGGCCGACAAACCCTTACCCTTCGCACACGCGGTGTCTTGTGGACGGCTAATAAGACAATGCGTTATCAACTGGATGTTCAGCCTGTACTTGCAGATTGTGAGCGCTAGTGAAAGATTAGAGGAACATTTCTGCTGCTTCGGACCTCTATAGCTACGCTGACGAATAGTTGCCTTTCAGCAACAAGCTCATCCCTGTTGCTAATATGCGAGGATACGAGCAGAAAATCAGCTACGTCAGCTGCCTAGGTAATATCCAGTATACTGGTTCTGAGACAGCTAGCTCTTTTCCCACAAACAGTACGATAAAAAGGAAATTCGTATTGTCTTGTGAGCAGATAAGGCAAAAGAAGAGTATGGTTGTAAAAAAACACTCTGTATCTGCACGCTTCGTTCTCATTACATACCATAAAGCAGGTTGGTTGTATTGCATTCATTTTGATTCTCAactgaaaaagagaaaaagttgCATACAAAAGTATTGAATGGGAATTTACTTGAGTCTTTCCACTGTTCACTGTATTAAATTTTAGCAAAAGGCATCTAATGAAGGATGTGTTTCATGCACCAACCGTTGCAAGGCAGACTCGGTTTGTAAAGAGGAACTCACTCAAATGCATCTAGAAAGGTACCTTAATTGGGGCACTGTGCAGGTTTCATAAGCATATCAAAGCAGCTAAGTGGGATAGTCTGTCGTGTCTTTGTTTCTGCGCTGTCATATCATGGTTTTTAAATCATGTCATGTCATATGATGTCATAAACAGATATTTCTTATAAATCTGCTGTGTTCTAATTAGCTTTTGCCATGTGTTTATGAAGTAGGCCTCTAGGCAGCATGTGTACAATATTTTCCACAATGCAAATGAACTTTTGTGGCATACTGCAGAAACTCTGCTGCATGAGACATCTAAGAGACGCAAGTCATTTGCAGTGCAGTCAGAcgcagtgcttttttttttttttttttttgtcgcactTCCAAAATTTTTATATCAGGCACCGTATCGGTTTACAGCACCAGGCCCGGCGCTTGCCTTGAGATGGTCCTGCATAAATGCCGATGTTGACTTCTGCATTCTTGGATGCAATAAACTTGGGCAACGGAAGAATGTTTTTAACTAACAGCAGCTCTGATTCTCCACAGTGCAAAGGCTGAAGCCTGTTAATGGTAGCAGGAGAGAAACTATTGGTAACAAAATTCAATTATAATTGGCTGCAGATGTTATTGAAAAGATTACAGTGCTAAAAATCATGAGGAAAAACTTGTTGGCGGCTTATTTTTGGACATGGTTGGGGCTGTCTCTCTAAAGAAACTATCTGCACAACTTtgaatatattttttaaaataaattgcagctttacgtcacaagagaactgtgatcatgagcgatgccagtGTGGCCGATCTGTAGATTAGTTTTGCCCACATGCACCGAAATCTCGGCACAACTGCCTGTGTAAAATACTTTACTGTTGTTCTAAAAGGGAATATAAGATCTCTCAAAGACCATACAAAGCTCCTCCTGGAAAAGGTTCTTTTGCTCCAGAAACTTGCACACCATAAATCTTTCTCGGTCAAAGTGCGCCATTTTTTAACCATGCGAAGTTGAAGTTGCTTCCACACCTCTCCTCCACCTTCCTTCCTCTAGCATTCCTCCTCTTACTTCTCGACTAATACATGTGTGACCCTGGGTGCATCCTTAGGATAGGATTGCACACAGCTTGCAGAGAGTAGAGCCAACTCATTTGCATCCCATGATGAGAGCGGTGACATTGTGGATGATGTAATTGGGCACAggcattcccaggattttcagTACTTCATTTAAATTATctagcaaaaagaagaaagaactgTTCGGTTGTAGAACATAAAACTTCGATTGTGTGTTGAAGGGGcactgaaatgaaaaaaaaagaaagaaaaagaacttgCTCTTGAATGAAAGTGTGTTTCGATTATAgtacaattcaaacaaaattagttcacacaacgctaccgtttaggaaaaacgcaatgaaaacagctgTCGTTGGCGGCATCTTATGAtgatccaatgagacagcaggagaagtgcGCGCATGCCTAATGTGTGTGCGcatggatttggaacgggtccgatagTACTGTTGCGTATGTGCGGTATGATGCACACTGCTGCGTCTTTTCATACTGAATCACTGAATACTTGCTAGTATTCAAACTAGCCATGATTCACTCACGGCTAGTTGAATACTGATTCAACTAGCcaaactgttgtgggctactgaattgtagccctcaacagttctcgcaaatgttccactgacaacatttatcttcccgtccttcggacagcgaagCCAGTCCGCTTTGCATTGCACAGTAtatttttcaccgggact
This genomic stretch from Ornithodoros turicata isolate Travis chromosome 9, ASM3712646v1, whole genome shotgun sequence harbors:
- the LOC135368383 gene encoding immediate early response gene 2 protein-like, which codes for MENDAQKLIAISLGKIATSRSQRGGPSLHRSLLVATVLYKARTTYVDEAPQDLGSPPALGTPCHEEADENLDAACTSSNEASSIANPNRLVTAASPVTSPYEDCDSTDSDELSDDKENVQPASSGDRQGFDTDPQPMSRCLKRRRALSVEDDDCGSGKRSKRDGAHWRRSSSLCSVDSDTDSDTDSTFAADYESEFGVSPTDAPMEVESISNLVLAFNSGFKGLSEATWGSVVENCEHLDDHKLAPLRRGISLPDLCATQSEVHRTSFEMSPTALALTV